In the Papio anubis isolate 15944 chromosome 3, Panubis1.0, whole genome shotgun sequence genome, TCACACATGATATGtcaaaaagcaaaatgagaatTTGAGAATGCTTGTCTAGAAAACTGAAACCAAAATAACACTAGAAATTTCAAATATCTAGAATCCTAACAAATGCAGTCCAGTTATGAACATGCAGTCTTTGTGATCAATGCTTTAAGAAGCCCACCGTAAGATATCTTCAATATTAACCCAGACTTAATTATGAACATCCTAGTCACATATccaagttaagaaaaaaaattcatttttctactAGAATCACACAGGTTCAACATCCAATGAATCTAAGTAAGTTCTTGAGATGTTAAGGAAGGTAGAGATCAGTTCTTCCCGAGCCTTACATTAAATTGTGGTCAGTCTTCTCtcttccagaattttttattttgacccTTTGTTCATCTTGAAGGATCTTCTCTGAACACCAAGTTGTCTGTGGTGCCTGGCACTGGATCAGACCATTGCTGACAATAGGAGGATTACTTCATTATTCCTCTAGGCAGCCTTGATTGTGGTCAGTTACCAGAAGAGGAgacaggagaaggaaaagagagacaatGATTGCAGTTCATCTGCTGATTGGCTTCTTCCCCACTAAGGACTTTACGTGTCCCTTGAACTTAcctatttaaacaattttagtgTCTGCCTTTTCTCCCTAGGCTACTAACCCTGATACCCTGTAAGTGTTCCTATGGAGCTTCATTTCAATTGTTTCTGACCTCTTCTCATATTTGCcaactaaattataatttttgccTTCTAAGTTGCTGACTTTGGCTTTGAAGTCATACAGAAGCCAGTTTGAACCGAGAACACCATTTCTTACAAGTTATGcgaacttgggcaagttatttaacgcAGTATGTGCTgcatttctttatctgcaaatgGGGGATGGTACACACACCTAGTGAAGTTGGTGTGAAGAGTAAAGGAGAAATCAGCATCAAGTTCTTAGTGCAGTTTCTGAAAAGTCTCAAGAAACACTGGACTCCGGTACAAACTTAATAAATCACATTCATTAGGTACCTTCAGATTGTTTTAAATGACTTGTTAGCCTTAAGGTGATTCTCTTATCGTCAACCAGTTATACATCCACAAAATAAAGGAATATCCTAGGTTCTATTTCATAGTTCTGTTAGTGATATACATAAAAGGAAAGTACTCACATTTTAGCCTGGAATATAAGGCCCTTCACAGTTCCTCTTCTACCTTATGTCCCACATCATCactttttttcctggagacagggccttgctctggcacccaggctggagtgcagtggtatgatcacaactcactgcagccttgaaatcccaggctcaatcttcccacctcagcctcctgagtatttgagACTATGAGCCTGCAtaaccagcccagctaattttaaaatttttttgtagagatgaggccttgctatgttgtccagactggtctcgaattcctggcctcaagtgatcctcctacctcaactccaaaagtgctgggattacaggcatgagctaccacacccagctcacaTCATCCCTTTTAAACACTGTAAACACATCTGCCAAATATCTTCATTCTCTGGACAAACATTCTCTAACCTTTATTTCATGTTGTTCCTTCattctgtaatgttttatttcccaGTCTCCACTCTTCTCTATCCTGCCACAATACATGTCCCCCCAGAGGCCTTGTGTTCTTACAGCCTGAAATGATCCCACTATCAGCTGacttagcataattttaaaaagtcattttctcatGACTGATCACATTCTTCCATGTGTCATAGTGACTCCTGAGGGTAAGAAGTGTTTTAATACTTCTATTCCTCCCAACCTGTGCTTAAAATGGTGACTGGCAACTTGTAGGGTTCAGTGATGGAGTACTGAAGGAAGGACCATATCGTGGGGATCAGAAACAGATATCAGTTATGCAGTCAAATATGTTCTCTCATCATTTCAAGCATTTATGTTCATATATTCCTACTCCACTAATAGAGGTCTTCCCTGAGCACTACACCTAATGAAGCCTTGTCATTCCTGAgccatttgcttttatttttgtatacaaCACTATAACATTATAATAGATCCTCAGAGTTATTTGTTAATTTCTGTCTCCTGCTAGAATGTAGGCTTCATGAGCACGAGTTCACCTTTTTAATGACAGTAAGCCTTAGCAAGAACTCTAAGTATTTGTTGAGCAAATGAATGGATACATGAAATCATCACAGGATCTACTGCGTTAAAGTGTTATGGATATTATTATTCTACTTTTCTAAATGTATGTAAACAGACTTTCTAGTAATTTTCATTTTGGATGtttagatattatatttttagagaagCTTTAAGTAATAGACATTTAATCAGTGCCTGCCTAAGAAACTATGAGGTGAGTTGTTTCTATAAATGGTAGTCAGATCACTCTAGTTTAATTTGgtgaatttaactttttctttcatatcttaattttcttctttggacACACACAGATTATATTGGTAAATAATGACTTTCCTTTAGCCTAGGATTTTGCTCTTCAAACAGATTTGGGACTTAAATGAAGGGTTAAGCAGGATGAGAAGGTCCatgcctttccttcccttcttccctgtcCTCTCAGGCTCCCTTGACACCTGTGACACCCCTGCCCCCGCaagcctcatcttcccaaagccTGTCACCTTACCTCTTCTCATTTGCCCAAGTGCAATGTCAGTGTTAAGTAAGCCATAGTTCACAGCTTTTATTAATACATAGTATAACATTTGTAAGGCAATGCAACAGGCTTTTGCTATGCTTTCACAATAGGATGAGGCTGTCCTTGAGGTTTGAGGTTTATTTGCCTAACACTTGGCATGCAGgaacttcaataaatatttgctggagaAATGAATGATCCATTCACAGACTCATTAGGCCCTGATTGTGTCTGTGGGTCACAACAGAACACTCTTCTTATCAGATCTTATCTGACTTGATTTGCTCTGTGACACTTAACTACCTCTCTTTTCTCTAACCCTGTCCCATAACACTccttagttttcttctttcctcttgaCTGTGTCTTCTTAATCTTCTTTGCTTCTCTTCCACCTTCTCTGTAAGTGGTGATGCTCCCTGCCCTTCCCATTAGGTTCTGTATTGACCTTCAGATATTCCCCTTGGATGACCTCATTCATGTCCATGACTTCAACCACCACCACCCAGACATGGATGACTTCCAAATAGATATCCTTAGCCCTGATATTTCTATGTCCCACACCCTGTAGATTTCTTTCCATCTCTGGGAATAAGTCCTATATTGCTATTAACTATCTCTACTAGTAAACactaaaatgccatttttttttttttttttttttttagacagtcttgctctactgcctaggctagagtgcagtggtttgattccggctcactgcaacctccacatcctgggttcaagtgatcttcctgcctcagcctcccaagtagctgggattacagtcacacataccatgctcggctaatttttttgtattttttgaatttttgtattttgggggatttcaccacgttggccagactggtcttgaactcctgacctcaagtgatccatctacctcggcctcccaaagtgctggtttacaggcatgagccaatgcacctagCCTCTAAAATGCCATTTCTGACTCCCCATCAAACTAACACTGACCACCCACAAATCATCCCTTACCCTCTCCTTTGCCTCTCTCCCCATATTAAATCAGCTGTCAAGACCTCTCTGTTCTATCTCTTCTGttgatttcaataaatatatggaaTAATTACTGTATGTTGGGTTACCATCTTTCAGAGTcatccatctctctgtctcttctaccTTAAGCATCTTCTCTTGAGGAAAACTGCAGTTACCTGGCCTCTGTCTCTATCAGGTTACTCACACCCCTCCCATCTACCCTTCACATTGCCACTGCCAAGTGGGCTTTCTACAAATTTAATCTCAGCATGCTCCTCCTCCcttacttaaaacccttcatgGCTTCCTGTATTTTCAGGATGAAGTTCAAACTAGCCCCATTTGAGCATAAAAGTCATTTAAGATACAACCTTATCTTAATTCTCCACCCTCATTTCTGACTCCTATAGCCCAGGAGTCCAAGTCCTTCAAACTGTACCCCACCCCACTGAATGGTTGTGCCCAGCTTTCTCTTCACCCATTCTTCTCTGGCCATTCTGCCATGCCTTAAAAACTGGCCATTTCAGCAAGAGAATTTCtgtccttctatttttttcccctatccTCTTCATACCACTCTGAATATTTAGAGTGCATAATAGATTTTTGTCTACTTGTCTATCTCACTAGACGATGCGCAATTTGAGGTTTGTGTCACCAGCATCTAGAACTGTCTAGACCATTGTTTCTTAAAGTGGGGTCCCCAGGTCCTCCTGGTGATGACAggatcatttggtttttgttaaTATTCGTACTTGGGCCCTCCTCACCCCTACAGGACCTAGAGGataggagtttttgtttttttctttagttttttaatttaattttatttttatttttagtttctccaCTTTgctagagaaatttttttttaaactaggtgacatttatgaattttttttttttttttttttttttgagacggagtcttcctctgtcgcccaggctggagtgcagtggccggacctcagctcactgcaagctccgcctcccgggttcccgccattctcccgcctcagcctcccgggtagctgggactacaggcgcccgccacctcgcccggctagttttttgtcttttttggtagagacggggtttcaccgtgttagccaggatggtcttgatctcctgacctcgtaatccgcccatctcggcctcccaaagtgctgggattacaggcttgagccaccgcgcccggccgacatttaTGAATATTATAGATATTGAGTAAATGTTTTTGAATAAACAAGTAAACCAGCTGGAGCTCTCATTCAtgttttttttaaggaaaaatggttgttttatttattagtaCTTAAACCAGCCAAAGTAGTACTGATGTCATAATGCAGCAAACACAAGACCTCTTTCCACAAATATTAGCATAATCAACAAAATAGGGGCTATAGTAAAACAGACCCAAAAAGGGCTGAGGAAATCAATGAAGTATGTTACAACTTAACCCTTCACCCTTCTCGTCAatagggtttttattttattttattttattttgacatgaAGTCTGGCTCAgccatccaggctggattgctgtggcaccatctgggctcagcctcccaagtagctgggattacaggcgcctgccaccacgcccggctaatgtttgtaaagacagggtttcaccatgttggccagactggtctcgaactcctaacctgaggtgatctgcctcccttgacctcccaaagtgctgggattacaggcatgaaccactgcgcctggcctcagtagagttttttaaaaaataagcaaagcctCCCAATCCCAAACAATAGGAACGTATTTTCATCACACcaatttgtacttttatttcttcttttttttttcttattcttgaggTTAGATTCTAAACCCTAAAGATACCCAAACTAGTATTAGATCTAGTTATCTATAGATAACTAGAGACAGCTAGTATCAAGTTGTCTTTAGCAGCCAAGGTGATTAAAATGCCTTTTCTCCAGGAAGatccaataggaaaaaaaaaacgaaagaaagaaagaaagaaacctcgCTGATTAGGCTCCAACCATACTCCACCCTCCATCAAATTGACTAGATAGGCATAATGGAAACCGGAACACGTGGTTTCCAAACAAGAAAAATCCTatcagggaggggaggaagggagaggaaggttCAGCCAGTGCCCAGACTGAAATTGAGTAATTTCAATTTCACTCATCTTCACATATCTTCAGGTTGCATGTTCGTGGAGTAGTTTAGGAATAAATCCATGGTTTGTGGACTACTACAATACCTAGTCGTCTACTGTATTACATTAAGGCCTTCCCCAGCAGCTTCCAAGGCAGCCTCCAAGTCACTGGCAGGAGAATTTGGGTGGAACTGCAAGCAGGACTGCAGAGATTCCTCTCCACAGTTATAGAAGGGACTGTTCCAGGCCCGATTGTTCCAGGACTGGGTGCACCAGGTCTGTGCGTTCCAGAAGTGTTTGCTCCAGAACGGGATGTTCTGGGTCTGGTTGCTCCACATTGGAAGGTTCCCATTTGGGTTTACCAGGCATCCCTGGTGGCAGGAAGAGTAGAGGCTGGGGTAGGTAGGTACTGAGGCCTTCTGAGTCACACTGTTGCTATTCTTTGTCCAGTTGTTTTTCTGCCACGTCTTAGATTTCATTCTCTGGTTCTGGAAGCCAGTCTTCACCTGTTTGTAGCTAAGGTTCAGGATGTTGGAAAGTTCTTGCAtctgctggaggctgaggtatTTCTGTCTCTGAAATCTATCATTGAGTACCCACAGCTGGGCAGAAGAGAACACAGTTCTGGTCTTCTGTTTCTTGACCAAAACCTTGTCTTCCTTTTTTGTGGCACTATTCTCTGCAGAAGTGGATTGTTTGCCTTTGGGATTGGTGGAAGAATCAGGGCTGTCCTGAATAAGCAGATccatggaagaaggaaaaggagagacagTCTCTGTGTGAGGCATCTCAGCAGAAGACATTTGCAAGGATGGATGGTTTTCTTCAGACCCACAAACCACAGGTGTAGGTGACCAGTCTTTACAGTCGGATGCTTCGGAGCAAGGCAGGCTTTATGGACAAGCTGTACTCACACTCATGTCATTATTGGAGAAGAGTAGGAAAAATTTAAGAGGTGGACTGGAAAAAAGGCTAAGATGGCTTTAAGACTTTTTTCTGGAAGATCTTAGAGAAATATGACCTCCAGGAGCGAAAGTATCAAGAAGTTGGGATGAAGTGAGTCGCCTTCACAATAACAGGAGGCAACCAGCTCAGTCCAGCAAAAATCCATTCATGTTTTTAAGTTCACATACACTGTATTGACTTGGATTTGTTACTGTTAATTCTAAAAATACTCCTGTTTATAAAAGAGGCTGTTTAGTTTTCTAGAGAAAAGTCTGCCTATTTGTCTTAATGTGAACTTGAGGATTTGGAGATTCTGTGGCCAATTTTGATCAatataaacagataatttgaatagttcagattaaaaaaataatccacACAACTCTGGATTTCAGCATCCCAAACTCTTCTAGCCCTTCTGGTGACTCCTGAAAGGTGTCCCACCTCTCTGTAACTCCGTTTCCCTCAGTGTAAATATCATACTGCGAAGCAACAGGGATTGGAACATCAATGCAACAGATATTTCCTAAGTACTTCATTATTTTCAGTTCAATGTCCAAGGTGCAGACCTTACATATAGTACAGTCATTTATAATTTAGGAGGCTTCCTTAACTATAAAAAATTCTCTTATATTCAAATAAACTAGTGCAGCCAGAGCTTTTATATAGGAGTGGGAGTTAGACTGAATATCTAATGATCTTTAAATGTGTTAAACTTCCATAATGTTTCCTTGAAAAAAATGCGTACTTACctatatttatatgcatttaaATGCCTAAATACAGACCCATGAACAGATATAAATTTGCTGTCTTTGATATCCTAAAATGACTGATGGTCATGTGCATAAAAGCTAGTCTGAGAACCCTGGAGCCTGCTAGACAGGTTGAGCTTCTGAGTAAGCACTGCGGCTATTGCAGTGCTCAGCCCACATGATATGTTTTGCTTAAAGGCAACTATCCAATACCCGGCCGGATGGATGATGGTGAACATTTTGGTTTAATACTGCTTATTACTATGTCACTTTAATCTGCCTAAAATTGTTCACAGAACATTGTCCTTATATTTTTCTGGGAAGTTACTTTTCCTTGGGCTACTGTTGGTTCTGCTTTAGCGTCCTTGGTTCAGTCATTTTTAATACTTGGTCATTCAAGCTTaattaaatgagaataattaCGGCCAAAATGCCCAGGAAGTATCGGAtggctttttggttttgtttccctGCTATCTTATGGTACTGATAGAGCT is a window encoding:
- the LOC100997336 gene encoding homeobox protein NANOG-like; this encodes MSSAEMPHTETVSPFPSSMDLLIQDSPDSSTNPKGKQSTSAENSATKKEDKVLVKKQKTRTVFSSAQLWVLNDRFQRQKYLSLQQMQELSNILNLSYKQVKTGFQNQRMKSKTWQKNNWTKNSNSVTQKASVPTYPSLYSSCHQGCLVNPNGNLPMWSNQTQNIPFWSKHFWNAQTWCTQSWNNRAWNSPFYNCGEESLQSCLQFHPNSPASDLEAALEAAGEGLNVIQ